One segment of Streptomyces sp. NA02950 DNA contains the following:
- the ligA gene encoding NAD-dependent DNA ligase LigA codes for MAGEEQSTVPAEARDQHAKIAEQVEEHRFRYYVKDAPIVSDAEFDRLLRSLEALEDEHPELRAPDSPTQKVAGAYETEFTEVQHRERMLSLDNAFDDEELAAWADRIARELGNTSYHYLLELKVDGLAVNLTYERGRLTRAATRGDGRTGEDITPNVRTIAEIPNRLKGDRIPELVEVRGEVFFPRERFDELNARLVEAGKPPFANPRNAAAGSLRQKDPKVTASRPLRMVVHGIGAREGFDIDRLSQAYELLHEWGLPTAAHYRVVDSLEGVREYIAYYGDSEHRHSVEHEIDGAVVKLDEIPLQGRLGSTSRAPRWAIAWKFPPEEVNTKLVDIRVGVGRTGRVTPYAVVEPVTVAGSEVEFATLHNQDVVKAKGVLIGDTVVLRKAGDVIPEILGPVVDLRDGDEREFVMPAECPECHTPLQPAKEGDVDLRCPNGRSCPAQLRERIFYLAGRKCLDIENLGYVAAAALTQPLEPSDPPLKDEGDLFDLDIEQLLPIRSYVLDPDSGLPKRDPRTGEEKVVTFFANQKGEPKKNALAMLANIEAAKQRPLARIITGLSIRHVGPVAATALAREFRSLDRIAEASEEELAAVEGVGGIIAASVKQWFTVDWHREIVEKWRRAGVRLEEEAGEDEGPRPLAGLTVVVTGTLASHTRDGAKEELQNRGAKVTGSVSKKTDFVVVGDNPGSKYDKAMQLKVPVLNDEGFAVLLEQGPDAAKEAALPAPESSEE; via the coding sequence GTGGCCGGCGAAGAGCAGTCGACAGTGCCCGCCGAGGCACGGGATCAGCACGCCAAGATCGCTGAGCAGGTCGAGGAGCACCGCTTCCGGTACTACGTCAAGGACGCCCCGATCGTCTCGGACGCGGAGTTCGACCGGCTGCTGCGCAGCCTGGAGGCCCTGGAGGACGAGCACCCCGAGCTCAGGGCGCCCGATTCGCCCACCCAGAAGGTCGCGGGGGCCTACGAGACGGAGTTCACCGAGGTCCAGCACCGCGAGCGGATGCTCAGCCTGGACAACGCCTTCGACGACGAGGAACTGGCCGCGTGGGCCGATCGCATCGCCCGCGAGCTGGGGAACACCTCGTACCACTACCTCCTCGAGCTCAAGGTGGACGGGCTGGCGGTCAACCTCACCTATGAGCGGGGGCGGTTGACCCGCGCCGCGACCCGGGGCGACGGGCGCACCGGCGAGGACATCACGCCCAACGTGCGCACCATCGCCGAGATCCCCAACCGCCTCAAGGGCGACCGGATCCCGGAGCTGGTGGAGGTGCGCGGCGAGGTCTTCTTCCCCCGCGAGCGCTTCGACGAGCTCAACGCCCGGCTGGTGGAAGCCGGGAAGCCGCCGTTCGCCAACCCGCGGAACGCGGCTGCCGGTTCGCTGCGCCAGAAGGACCCGAAGGTCACCGCCTCCCGCCCGCTGCGCATGGTGGTCCACGGCATCGGCGCCCGTGAAGGCTTCGACATCGACCGGCTGTCGCAGGCGTACGAGCTGCTGCACGAGTGGGGGCTGCCGACCGCGGCCCACTACCGGGTCGTCGACTCCCTGGAGGGCGTGCGGGAGTACATCGCGTACTACGGGGACAGCGAGCACCGGCACTCGGTGGAGCACGAGATCGACGGCGCGGTCGTCAAGCTGGACGAGATCCCGTTGCAGGGGCGGCTGGGCTCCACGTCGCGGGCGCCGCGCTGGGCCATTGCCTGGAAGTTCCCGCCCGAGGAGGTCAACACCAAGCTGGTCGACATCCGGGTCGGCGTGGGCCGCACCGGCCGGGTGACGCCGTACGCGGTGGTGGAGCCGGTCACGGTGGCGGGCTCGGAGGTGGAGTTCGCGACCCTGCACAACCAGGACGTGGTCAAGGCCAAGGGCGTGCTGATCGGCGACACCGTGGTGCTGCGCAAGGCGGGCGATGTCATTCCGGAGATCCTGGGGCCGGTCGTCGATCTGCGGGACGGCGACGAGCGGGAGTTCGTGATGCCCGCCGAATGCCCGGAGTGCCACACCCCGTTGCAGCCCGCCAAGGAGGGCGATGTCGATCTGCGGTGTCCCAACGGCCGTTCCTGCCCGGCGCAGCTGAGGGAGCGCATCTTCTATCTCGCGGGCCGCAAGTGCCTGGACATCGAGAATCTGGGCTATGTGGCCGCCGCCGCGCTCACCCAGCCGCTGGAGCCCTCCGATCCACCGCTGAAGGACGAGGGGGATCTGTTCGATCTCGATATCGAACAACTGCTGCCCATCAGGTCGTACGTACTGGATCCGGACAGCGGGCTGCCCAAGCGCGACCCCAGGACCGGTGAGGAGAAGGTGGTCACCTTCTTCGCCAACCAGAAGGGCGAGCCGAAGAAGAACGCCCTGGCCATGCTGGCCAATATCGAGGCGGCCAAGCAGCGTCCGCTGGCCCGGATCATCACCGGTCTGTCGATCCGCCATGTGGGGCCGGTCGCGGCCACCGCGCTGGCCCGAGAATTCCGTTCGCTGGACCGGATCGCCGAGGCGAGCGAGGAGGAGCTGGCGGCCGTCGAGGGCGTGGGCGGCATCATCGCGGCCTCGGTCAAGCAGTGGTTCACCGTGGACTGGCACCGCGAGATCGTGGAGAAGTGGCGGCGGGCCGGGGTGCGGCTGGAGGAGGAGGCGGGCGAGGACGAGGGCCCGCGGCCGCTGGCCGGGCTCACCGTGGTGGTCACCGGCACCCTGGCCTCGCACACCCGGGACGGCGCCAAGGAGGAGTTGCAGAACCGCGGGGCGAAAGTCACCGGCTCTGTTTCGAAGAAGACTGATTTCGTCGTTGTCGGCGACAATCCCGGCTCGAAGTACGACAAGGCCATGCAGTTGAAGGTTCCGGTTCTGAACGACGAGGGTTTTGCCGTTCTCCTCGAACAGGGGCCCGACGCCGCGAAAGAGGCCGCTCTGCCGGCTCCGGAGTCATCCGAGGAGTAG
- a CDS encoding SDR family oxidoreductase, with amino-acid sequence MGTHLITGAGSGIGTAVAERLAGRGDDLWLLARDAGRAKELERRFPGARTVVGDLADPEKLSWALSHQTLPDRLDSLLHIAGVVDLGEIGELTPKAWNRQLAANLVSPAELTRLLLPQLRLAKGHVLFLNSGAGLRANAQWGAYAASKHGLKALADALRWEESGNGVRVTTVYPGRTATPMQVKVHQQEGKEYDPDRWIAPETVATTVLTALDLPHDAEITDLSVRPRG; translated from the coding sequence ATGGGAACGCATCTGATCACTGGGGCAGGCTCGGGCATCGGTACGGCGGTGGCCGAGCGGCTGGCCGGCCGCGGCGACGACCTGTGGCTGCTGGCGCGGGACGCCGGACGGGCGAAGGAACTGGAGCGGCGGTTCCCCGGGGCGCGCACGGTCGTCGGAGACCTCGCGGACCCGGAGAAGCTGTCCTGGGCGCTGAGTCACCAGACCCTGCCGGACCGGCTGGACTCGCTGCTGCACATCGCGGGCGTGGTCGACCTCGGGGAGATCGGTGAGCTGACCCCCAAGGCGTGGAACCGCCAGCTCGCCGCCAACCTCGTCTCGCCCGCCGAGCTGACCCGGCTGCTGCTGCCGCAGCTCAGGCTGGCCAAGGGGCATGTGCTGTTCCTCAACTCCGGTGCGGGACTGCGTGCCAACGCCCAGTGGGGCGCGTACGCCGCGAGCAAGCACGGCCTCAAGGCGCTGGCCGACGCGCTGCGCTGGGAGGAGAGCGGCAACGGGGTGCGGGTGACCACCGTCTACCCCGGGCGCACCGCGACCCCGATGCAGGTGAAGGTGCACCAGCAGGAGGGCAAGGAGTACGACCCGGACCGCTGGATCGCGCCGGAGACCGTGGCCACCACCGTGCTGACCGCGCTCGACCTGCCGCATGACGCGGAGATCACCGATCTGTCGGTGCGTCCGCGCGGCTGA
- a CDS encoding bifunctional diguanylate cyclase/phosphodiesterase: protein MKPTESAAPASRLRRAVLPALPAAAVAMAAFAFGIGVFRVLDAGHALFPDGTVGWSFAVLTGIIVGHLVALGRDRWWGGTGSGAALTLAALLLYGWIPAVLISLAVVVLVGAARRHRWRQAVLHGAVDILGVGAGALTLAAFGTRPSVEHPWHTDTWAMSAIPQTVLTAFVYLAVTRALLWYSLAPPGAGLPTAARTALVRHALVGIALLGIAPLIVVVAGDTPLLLPLFAVPLVALDSTLWIARVRAEEQLRDPLTGLPNRQWLLERTWAALDEAERAGTRTALVLLDLDRFRSVNDTLGHLAGDRLLLQIAERLRRALPRGAEVARLGGDEFAVLLPTTDSLTAAQRSARVLVGDLGSPLDLDGLTLVLEASAGVAVYPDHALDAEGLLRRADVAMYQAKRDRSGVELYEARRDGNTPDRLGLLGDLRRALDAGEVELHYQPKVGFDGHVAGLEALVRWVHPDRGRVPPDEFIAMAESSGLMPRLTEYVLETALGQVARWRADGLEVPVAVNVSPRDVHTPGFAGAVAGRLARHGVPAGALQLEITEHVLLEDPQRAADTLAGLTGHGVRMSLDDFGTGYSSLVHLRRLPVSELKIDRSFVARLAVDNEDAEIVRCTVDLAHSLGLLVVAEGVEDDETWERLRDLGCDAVQGWLVAAAMPPEETTAWLRARGESGWSREERDAEPSPAETDADQPVT from the coding sequence ATGAAACCGACCGAAAGCGCCGCCCCGGCGTCGCGGCTGCGCCGGGCAGTCCTGCCCGCGCTGCCGGCCGCGGCGGTCGCCATGGCCGCTTTCGCGTTCGGCATCGGAGTGTTCCGGGTGCTCGACGCGGGCCACGCACTCTTTCCCGACGGCACGGTGGGCTGGTCGTTCGCCGTGCTCACCGGCATCATCGTCGGCCATCTCGTCGCCCTGGGCCGGGACCGCTGGTGGGGCGGCACCGGCTCCGGCGCCGCGTTAACCCTGGCCGCGCTGCTGCTCTACGGCTGGATCCCGGCCGTGCTCATCAGCCTCGCCGTGGTGGTGCTGGTCGGCGCCGCCCGGCGGCACCGCTGGCGACAGGCCGTGCTGCACGGCGCGGTCGACATCCTCGGCGTCGGCGCCGGTGCCCTCACCCTCGCCGCCTTCGGCACCCGGCCCTCGGTCGAACACCCCTGGCACACCGACACCTGGGCGATGTCCGCCATCCCCCAGACGGTCCTGACCGCCTTCGTCTATCTCGCCGTCACCCGCGCCCTGCTCTGGTACTCCCTCGCCCCGCCCGGCGCCGGACTGCCCACCGCCGCCCGCACCGCCCTCGTCCGGCACGCCCTCGTCGGGATCGCGCTGCTCGGCATCGCCCCGCTGATCGTCGTCGTCGCCGGGGACACCCCGCTGCTGCTCCCGCTGTTCGCGGTCCCGCTGGTCGCCCTGGACTCCACGCTGTGGATCGCCCGGGTGCGCGCCGAGGAGCAACTGCGCGATCCGCTCACCGGGCTGCCCAACCGCCAGTGGCTGCTGGAGCGCACCTGGGCCGCGCTGGACGAGGCCGAGAGGGCCGGAACCCGTACCGCGCTCGTTCTGCTCGACCTGGACCGGTTCCGTTCGGTCAACGACACATTGGGTCATCTGGCGGGCGACCGGCTGCTGCTCCAGATCGCCGAGCGGCTGCGGCGGGCCCTGCCGCGCGGGGCGGAGGTGGCCCGGCTCGGCGGAGACGAATTCGCGGTGCTGCTGCCCACCACCGACTCGCTCACCGCCGCCCAGCGCTCCGCCCGCGTCCTCGTCGGCGACCTCGGCTCACCGCTCGACCTCGACGGGCTCACCCTGGTGCTCGAGGCCAGCGCCGGGGTCGCCGTCTACCCCGACCACGCGCTGGACGCCGAGGGGCTGCTGCGCCGCGCCGATGTCGCGATGTACCAGGCCAAGCGGGACCGCAGTGGGGTCGAGCTCTACGAGGCCCGCCGCGACGGCAACACCCCCGACCGGCTCGGACTGCTGGGCGATCTGCGGCGCGCCCTGGACGCGGGCGAGGTGGAGCTCCACTACCAGCCCAAGGTCGGTTTCGACGGCCATGTCGCCGGGCTGGAGGCGCTGGTCCGCTGGGTGCACCCGGACCGCGGCCGGGTGCCGCCGGACGAGTTCATCGCCATGGCCGAAAGCTCCGGGCTGATGCCGCGGCTGACCGAATACGTGCTGGAGACCGCCCTCGGCCAGGTCGCCCGGTGGCGGGCGGACGGTCTCGAGGTGCCGGTCGCCGTCAATGTCTCGCCGCGCGATGTCCACACCCCCGGTTTCGCGGGCGCGGTGGCCGGGCGGCTGGCCCGGCACGGCGTCCCGGCCGGTGCCCTCCAGCTGGAGATAACCGAGCATGTGCTGCTGGAGGACCCGCAGCGCGCGGCCGACACCCTCGCCGGGCTGACCGGCCACGGCGTGCGGATGTCCCTCGACGACTTCGGCACCGGCTACTCCTCCCTGGTGCATCTGCGGCGGCTCCCGGTGAGCGAACTCAAGATCGACCGCTCCTTCGTGGCCCGGCTGGCCGTGGACAACGAGGACGCGGAGATCGTCCGCTGTACGGTCGACCTCGCGCATTCGCTGGGCCTGCTGGTCGTCGCCGAGGGCGTGGAGGACGACGAGACCTGGGAGCGCCTGCGCGACCTGGGGTGCGACGCGGTCCAGGGCTGGCTGGTGGCCGCCGCCATGCCGCCCGAGGAGACCACCGCCTGGCTGCGGGCCCGCGGTGAGAGCGGCTGGAGCCGCGAGGAGCGGGACGCCGAGCCGTCCCCGGCCGAAACCGACGCCGACCAGCCGGTCACCTAG
- a CDS encoding methionine synthase, whose translation MSEKSSNHHSWGAGAATGVGSMPGGDAREAAKTVTGSLEALPYLAELPARGPGADMIGRTAGMLVELYAHVEPSGWRISDRPGRDTRRARSWLGEDLDALEEYTQGHRGALKVSAVGPWTLAAALELRGGEAALSDPGACRDLTASLAEGLRAHLAEVRRRVPGAEVVLQLDEPSLTAVLAGSVRTASGYRTHPAVDRGVVEGALRDLVAAADGPVVVHSCAPSVPFRLLRRAGAAGISFDLSLLTESEEEAVGETVEGGTALFVGAVPGVEGPLSDPAGSVRGVRTLWRRLGLSPGTLAESVVITPSCGLAGASPAYARAALAHCVRAARSLADNPE comes from the coding sequence GTGAGCGAGAAGAGCAGCAACCACCACAGCTGGGGCGCGGGGGCCGCGACCGGCGTCGGGTCGATGCCGGGCGGCGACGCGCGGGAGGCCGCGAAGACCGTCACCGGGTCGCTGGAGGCCCTGCCGTATCTGGCGGAGCTGCCCGCGCGGGGGCCCGGCGCGGACATGATCGGGCGGACCGCCGGGATGCTCGTCGAGCTGTACGCCCATGTCGAGCCCAGCGGCTGGCGGATCAGCGACCGGCCGGGCCGGGACACCCGGCGGGCCCGGTCCTGGCTGGGCGAGGACCTCGACGCCCTGGAGGAGTACACGCAAGGGCACCGGGGGGCGCTGAAGGTGTCGGCCGTCGGGCCGTGGACCCTTGCCGCCGCCCTGGAACTGCGCGGCGGGGAGGCCGCGCTGAGCGACCCGGGTGCCTGCCGGGACCTGACCGCCTCGCTCGCCGAGGGCCTGCGGGCCCATCTCGCGGAGGTGCGCCGCCGGGTGCCGGGCGCCGAGGTGGTGCTCCAGCTCGACGAGCCGTCGCTGACCGCGGTGCTGGCCGGGAGCGTCCGTACGGCCAGCGGCTACCGCACCCACCCCGCGGTGGACCGGGGGGTGGTCGAGGGCGCGCTGCGCGATCTGGTCGCGGCGGCGGACGGGCCCGTGGTGGTCCACTCCTGCGCGCCGTCCGTGCCGTTCCGGCTGCTGCGCCGGGCCGGGGCCGCGGGCATCTCCTTCGACCTCTCGCTCCTCACGGAGAGTGAGGAGGAGGCGGTCGGAGAGACCGTGGAGGGCGGTACGGCGCTGTTCGTCGGCGCCGTCCCCGGCGTGGAGGGTCCATTGTCCGACCCTGCCGGTAGCGTCAGGGGTGTCAGGACGCTGTGGCGCAGGCTGGGGCTGTCGCCGGGGACTCTCGCGGAGTCCGTGGTGATCACTCCGTCGTGCGGGCTCGCGGGTGCTTCGCCCGCGTATGCCCGTGCCGCGCTGGCCCATTGCGTCCGGGCGGCGAGATCGCTCGCGGACAACCCTGAGTAA
- the gatC gene encoding Asp-tRNA(Asn)/Glu-tRNA(Gln) amidotransferase subunit GatC produces the protein MPGITREEVAHLARLARLELKDEELDHFAGQLDDIIGAVARVSEVADQDVPPTSHPLPLTNVMRPDEVRPSLTPQEALACAPAQEQQRFKVPQILGEE, from the coding sequence ATGCCTGGCATCACGCGCGAGGAGGTCGCCCACCTCGCCCGGCTGGCGCGTCTGGAGCTGAAGGACGAAGAGCTCGACCACTTCGCCGGACAGCTGGACGACATCATCGGCGCGGTCGCCCGCGTCTCCGAGGTCGCCGACCAAGACGTACCGCCGACCTCCCACCCGCTGCCGCTGACCAACGTCATGCGCCCGGACGAGGTCCGTCCTTCGCTGACCCCGCAGGAGGCGCTGGCCTGCGCCCCGGCCCAGGAGCAGCAGCGTTTCAAGGTGCCGCAGATCCTGGGGGAGGAGTGA